A stretch of the Polyangiaceae bacterium genome encodes the following:
- the dnaA gene encoding chromosomal replication initiator protein DnaA, which yields MPSVTNQAATWHQALERTRARSPASFEQWFSSVQVDSLDDGVLSLTARDEFVRDWVKTHFLPDLVGQIEALTGVELKVEWRVNNQLDNPVCEPKPRQRRATPVTERAAPSERAPGAAPKSDRSAADRAGLAASLNPKHTFANFVVGPSNELAYAAALASAGGGGPRYNPLFIAGGTGLGKTHLMHAIAHRVLEGNPRARVIYTSAEHFTNEFIESLQHHKMDEFRARYRTECDLLLLDDIQFLAGREQTQEEFFHTFNALRDADKPIVVTSDKYPQQLQRMPERLVSRFTSGLVADIQVPQLETRVAIVRKKAQIESIPLDDAVAVLLAQTVKSNVRELEGALIRLAAKSSLTGRPIDAGFAESELARVAPRRPDVMSVEDIQRAVCSHFRLSNADLLSKDRHKSVAFARQVAMYLCRQRLKCSFPELGRAFGNRDHTTVMSAVRRVEELRAKDPQVNAHLEAIEQRLASSED from the coding sequence ATGCCGAGCGTCACCAACCAAGCAGCCACCTGGCACCAAGCGCTGGAGCGGACTCGCGCCCGCTCGCCGGCTTCGTTCGAGCAGTGGTTCTCCAGCGTTCAGGTCGACTCCCTCGACGACGGCGTGCTGTCGTTGACCGCTCGGGACGAGTTCGTTCGGGACTGGGTCAAGACGCACTTCCTCCCCGACCTCGTCGGCCAGATCGAGGCGCTCACCGGCGTCGAGCTCAAGGTCGAGTGGCGCGTGAACAACCAACTGGACAACCCGGTGTGCGAGCCCAAGCCGCGGCAGCGGCGCGCGACGCCGGTCACGGAGCGCGCGGCGCCGTCCGAGCGAGCCCCCGGCGCCGCTCCGAAGAGCGACCGCTCCGCGGCCGATCGGGCCGGGCTGGCGGCGAGCCTGAACCCGAAGCACACCTTCGCGAACTTCGTCGTCGGACCCTCGAACGAGCTCGCCTACGCGGCGGCGCTCGCCTCCGCCGGCGGTGGCGGCCCGCGCTACAACCCGCTGTTCATCGCGGGGGGCACGGGTCTGGGCAAGACCCACCTGATGCACGCGATCGCGCACCGGGTGCTCGAGGGCAACCCTCGGGCGCGGGTCATCTACACCTCCGCCGAGCACTTCACCAACGAGTTCATCGAGTCGCTCCAGCACCACAAGATGGACGAGTTCCGCGCGCGCTATCGCACGGAGTGCGACCTGCTCTTGCTCGACGACATCCAGTTCTTGGCCGGCCGCGAGCAGACCCAAGAGGAGTTCTTCCACACCTTCAACGCGCTCCGCGACGCGGACAAGCCCATCGTCGTCACCAGCGACAAGTACCCGCAACAGCTGCAGCGCATGCCGGAGCGCCTGGTCTCTCGCTTCACCTCCGGGTTGGTCGCCGACATCCAGGTGCCGCAACTCGAGACGCGAGTCGCCATCGTGCGCAAGAAGGCCCAGATCGAGTCCATCCCGCTCGACGACGCGGTCGCCGTGCTGCTCGCGCAGACCGTGAAGAGCAACGTGCGCGAGCTGGAAGGCGCGTTGATCCGCCTGGCGGCCAAGTCGTCGCTGACCGGGCGCCCCATCGACGCCGGCTTCGCGGAGTCCGAGCTCGCTCGGGTCGCGCCGCGCCGTCCAGACGTGATGAGCGTCGAGGACATCCAGCGCGCGGTGTGCAGTCACTTCCGCCTGTCGAACGCCGACCTGCTCAGCAAGGATCGTCACAAGAGCGTGGCCTTCGCCCGCCAGGTCGCGATGTACTTGTGCCGGCAGCGCCTGAAGTGCAGCTTCCCGGAGCTCGGGCGCGCCTTCGGCAACCGCGATCACACGACCGTGATGAGCGCGGTGCGCCGCGTGGAAGAGCTGCGAGCCAAGGATCCGCAGGTCAACGCGCACCTCGAGGCCATCGAGCAGCGCCTGGCGTCGTCCGAGGATTGA
- a CDS encoding cytochrome c maturation protein CcmE gives MSKLDKELADAVATSEENAPTSERPVAAPAPAPSPAASKQKKLQNVGLLAALLVMGGGILALVLTSFKQSAVYSKGVDELVAEKDKLGSRNVRVAGNLVKGTLKRRDEPCEYRFTIAKNEKAIDVRYAQCVVPDTFRDVPGMDVEVTAEGKLHEEGYFEANQIMAKCPSKYEMKDRAQKGEQKPHYEDIPAAAQNEPR, from the coding sequence ATGAGCAAGCTCGACAAAGAGCTGGCGGACGCGGTCGCCACTTCCGAGGAGAACGCCCCTACCTCCGAGCGCCCCGTGGCGGCGCCCGCACCAGCGCCGAGTCCCGCCGCCTCGAAGCAGAAGAAGCTGCAGAACGTCGGCCTGCTGGCGGCGCTGTTGGTGATGGGCGGCGGTATCCTGGCTCTCGTCCTGACCAGCTTCAAGCAGTCCGCGGTCTACTCCAAGGGAGTGGACGAGCTGGTCGCCGAGAAGGACAAGCTCGGCAGCCGCAACGTGCGCGTCGCCGGCAACCTGGTGAAGGGCACGCTGAAGCGCCGCGACGAGCCCTGCGAGTATCGCTTCACCATCGCCAAGAACGAGAAGGCCATCGACGTCCGCTACGCGCAGTGCGTCGTGCCCGACACCTTCCGCGACGTGCCCGGCATGGACGTGGAGGTCACGGCCGAGGGCAAGCTGCACGAAGAGGGCTACTTCGAGGCCAACCAGATCATGGCGAAGTGCCCGTCCAAGTACGAAATGAAGGACCGTGCTCAGAAGGGCGAGCAGAAGCCGCACTACGAGGACATTCCGGCGGCTGCTCAGAACGAGCCGCGGTAA
- the hemE gene encoding uroporphyrinogen decarboxylase: MWDRFLRACRREPVDATPVWFMRQAGRYMAEYRAIRQKHTLLEICKQPELACEVTLQPVRAMGVDAAILFADILLPLEPMGAPFEFAAGEGPVFHHPVRNAKNVESLRVIDPEEGLGYVLEALRLIRKELDGKTPLIGFAGAPFTLASYLVEGGKSTHYAKTKHMMYSEPELWHALMTKLAEVVRRYLRAQVSAGAQALQLFDSWIGALSPTDYREFILPHVRHILQDVMQTGVPVIHFGTGTATLLELQKEAGGTVIGVDWRTPLGPARKLLGDDVAVQGNLDPLLLSAPRPLLEQRVLEVLEGAGPAPGHIFNLGHGILPETPPDAVRFVADFVHERSAKPAAK; the protein is encoded by the coding sequence ATGTGGGATCGATTCCTGCGCGCCTGTCGGCGCGAGCCGGTCGACGCGACGCCGGTGTGGTTCATGCGCCAGGCCGGCCGCTACATGGCCGAGTACCGGGCGATCCGCCAGAAGCACACGCTGCTCGAGATCTGCAAGCAGCCCGAGCTGGCGTGCGAGGTGACGCTTCAGCCCGTGCGGGCGATGGGCGTGGACGCGGCGATCCTGTTCGCCGACATCCTCTTGCCGCTCGAGCCGATGGGCGCGCCCTTCGAGTTCGCCGCCGGTGAAGGCCCGGTGTTCCACCACCCGGTCCGGAACGCGAAGAACGTCGAGTCGCTGCGGGTGATCGACCCCGAAGAAGGCCTGGGCTACGTGCTCGAAGCGCTGCGCCTGATCCGCAAGGAGCTCGACGGCAAGACGCCGCTGATCGGCTTCGCGGGCGCGCCGTTCACCCTGGCCAGCTACCTGGTCGAAGGCGGCAAGAGCACGCACTACGCCAAGACCAAGCACATGATGTACTCGGAGCCCGAGCTCTGGCACGCGCTGATGACCAAGCTCGCGGAGGTGGTGCGTCGCTACCTGAGGGCCCAGGTCAGCGCGGGAGCGCAGGCCCTCCAGCTCTTCGACTCGTGGATCGGCGCCCTCTCGCCCACCGACTACCGGGAGTTCATCCTGCCGCACGTGAGGCACATCTTGCAGGACGTCATGCAGACGGGCGTGCCGGTGATCCACTTCGGCACCGGCACCGCGACGCTGCTCGAGCTCCAGAAGGAGGCGGGCGGCACCGTCATCGGCGTGGACTGGCGCACGCCGCTCGGCCCGGCGCGCAAGCTGCTCGGTGACGACGTCGCCGTGCAGGGCAACCTGGACCCGCTCTTGCTCTCGGCGCCGCGCCCGTTGCTCGAGCAGCGCGTGCTCGAGGTGCTCGAAGGCGCCGGTCCGGCCCCGGGACACATCTTCAACTTGGGCCATGGCATCCTGCCGGAGACGCCCCCCGACGCCGTGCGCTTCGTGGCAGATTTCGTGCACGAGCGCTCGGCCAAGCCCGCGGCGAAATGA
- the hemG gene encoding protoporphyrinogen oxidase, whose translation MSRERHVVVVGAGITGLTAAYVLSSGEPRVRVTLVERRERVGGNIETERRDGFLLDGGPDSFLSTKREGAELCRELGLGGDLIVPRPEAKKVYMVHRGRLEPMPGGLALAIPTKVGPMLSTPLMSFGGKLRMLGDLVLPRRRDAGDESIEDFIARRFGREAARRLAAPLLGGIYAGDIGELSVLSTFPQLVEVEKKHGSLARGLLALQLSRAKQNGGLEKSGDVPSPFMSLKGGMGALVAALSSKLPDGTVKSGRSVEKVERAGDGWRVTLDGGEQLDADAVVLASPAHATAKLVPDERLARELGAIPYLSTATVFFALPRAGLERPLDGAGFVAPKGEAELIAGTWVSAKWDGRAPDDHVLVRAFLGGARAKVDVVGSSDEALANVAKRALEQLMGKLGTASFTRVFRYVDANPQPVVGHGERMARVAERLKELPGLYVAGAAYDGVGIPDCVRQARAVAQRVREERLAD comes from the coding sequence ATGAGCCGCGAGCGCCACGTCGTCGTCGTCGGCGCCGGCATCACCGGCCTGACCGCGGCCTACGTGCTCTCGAGCGGAGAGCCACGCGTGCGGGTGACCCTGGTGGAGCGGCGCGAGCGCGTCGGCGGCAACATCGAGACCGAGCGGCGCGACGGCTTCTTGCTCGACGGCGGCCCGGACTCCTTCTTGAGCACGAAGCGCGAGGGCGCCGAGCTGTGCCGGGAGCTCGGCCTCGGTGGCGATTTGATCGTGCCGCGCCCGGAGGCCAAGAAGGTCTACATGGTGCACCGGGGCCGCCTGGAGCCGATGCCCGGCGGGCTCGCGCTGGCCATCCCCACGAAGGTCGGCCCCATGCTCTCGACGCCGCTCATGAGCTTCGGGGGCAAGCTGCGCATGCTCGGCGATCTGGTGCTGCCGCGGCGCCGCGACGCCGGCGACGAGAGCATCGAGGACTTCATCGCGCGCCGCTTCGGCCGCGAGGCAGCGCGGCGTTTGGCCGCTCCGCTCCTGGGCGGCATCTACGCCGGTGACATCGGCGAGCTCTCCGTGCTGTCCACGTTTCCGCAGCTGGTCGAGGTCGAGAAGAAGCACGGCAGCCTGGCGCGCGGGCTCCTGGCGCTTCAGCTGTCGCGCGCCAAGCAGAACGGCGGGCTCGAGAAGAGCGGCGACGTGCCGAGCCCGTTCATGTCGCTCAAGGGTGGCATGGGCGCGCTAGTGGCTGCGCTGTCGAGCAAGCTGCCGGACGGCACGGTCAAGAGCGGTCGCTCGGTCGAGAAGGTCGAGCGCGCGGGTGACGGCTGGCGGGTGACGCTGGATGGCGGCGAGCAGCTGGACGCCGATGCCGTGGTGCTCGCGTCGCCGGCGCATGCCACCGCGAAGCTGGTCCCCGACGAGCGCCTCGCCCGCGAGCTCGGCGCGATCCCCTACCTGTCGACCGCCACCGTCTTCTTCGCGTTGCCGCGGGCCGGCCTCGAGCGGCCGCTCGACGGCGCCGGATTCGTGGCGCCGAAGGGCGAGGCCGAGCTGATCGCGGGCACTTGGGTTTCCGCCAAATGGGACGGGCGCGCGCCGGACGATCACGTGCTCGTGCGCGCGTTCCTGGGGGGCGCGCGGGCCAAGGTGGACGTGGTGGGATCGAGCGACGAAGCGCTGGCGAACGTCGCGAAGCGCGCCCTCGAGCAGCTGATGGGCAAGCTCGGCACAGCGTCGTTCACGCGGGTCTTTCGCTACGTGGACGCGAACCCGCAGCCCGTCGTCGGGCACGGCGAGCGGATGGCTCGCGTCGCCGAGCGCTTGAAGGAGCTACCGGGGCTCTACGTGGCGGGGGCAGCCTACGATGGAGTCGGCATCCCCGATTGCGTGCGACAGGCCCGCGCCGTGGCCCAACGCGTCCGAGAAGAGCGGCTCGCAGACTGA
- a CDS encoding sigma-70 family RNA polymerase sigma factor, which produces MRRAAAAGDSAAFRQSVRHEVPGGTPDPSECRSGVATSRLRLPSDPAILLGNASDDDASGLSGYRERDSWWEVSDAVEESELKFIERLRRHDERAFNELVETYEQRVFRLVFRMLGRRDEAEDMAQEVFVQVFKAIGTFRGDSKLSTWVYRIAVNLCKNRIKYLSRRHDGTQQELEPVAERAPLSEAKGVTFGDVARPDHMVEGFQVEQIVHACIAELDPDFREVLILADVEDLSYQEIAEITGLADGTVKSRIHRARAMLKTKVERALGEKIR; this is translated from the coding sequence TTGCGGCGGGCAGCGGCAGCCGGAGACTCAGCCGCGTTCCGACAGTCGGTCCGTCACGAAGTTCCCGGAGGAACCCCCGACCCATCCGAGTGTCGCTCCGGCGTGGCCACCTCGCGCCTCCGGCTGCCCAGCGACCCGGCAATTCTGCTGGGCAACGCTTCGGATGACGACGCCTCGGGCCTTTCCGGCTACCGTGAGCGCGACTCCTGGTGGGAAGTGTCGGACGCGGTCGAAGAGAGTGAGCTCAAGTTCATCGAGCGCCTGCGCCGGCACGACGAGCGCGCGTTCAACGAGCTCGTCGAGACCTACGAGCAGCGGGTGTTCCGTCTGGTCTTCCGCATGCTCGGCCGCCGCGACGAAGCCGAGGACATGGCGCAGGAAGTGTTCGTGCAGGTGTTCAAGGCCATCGGCACGTTTCGCGGCGACAGCAAGCTCAGTACCTGGGTCTACCGCATCGCGGTGAACCTGTGTAAGAACCGCATCAAGTACCTGTCGCGCCGGCACGACGGCACTCAGCAGGAGCTCGAGCCGGTGGCCGAGCGCGCCCCGCTGAGCGAGGCCAAGGGCGTGACCTTCGGCGACGTGGCACGCCCGGACCACATGGTGGAGGGGTTTCAGGTCGAGCAGATCGTGCACGCCTGCATCGCCGAGCTCGACCCGGATTTCCGCGAGGTGCTGATCCTGGCGGATGTGGAAGACTTGTCGTACCAGGAGATCGCCGAGATCACCGGCCTGGCAGACGGCACCGTGAAGAGCCGAATCCACCGCGCCCGCGCCATGCTCAAGACCAAGGTGGAGCGCGCCTTGGGGGAGAAGATTCGATGA